One genomic window of Candidatus Didemnitutus sp. includes the following:
- a CDS encoding sulfatase yields MKRLPHFLTFVLTAGLPALLSGAEAASAPTPTKRPNIVFIFSDDHAWQAISAYGDDRKLIETRNIDRLAREGVRFDRCLVPNPLCGPSRATMLTGLYNHVNGFVNNSNRVFDNTQTTFPKLLHAAGYQTAVIGKWHLESDPTGFDFWQIVPGQGDYYNPPMVRNGERITEPGYVTDIITDRSIEWLEHRDKSKPFLLMTHHKAPHRAWMPALRHLTADGDRRYEEPATLFDDYAGRGAAEHSQDMMIANTLNDVDLKFAPPARLTAEQRREWDAYYGPRNETFRAANLQGRDLVRWKYQRYMHDYLACIRSVDEGVGRLLDYLDREGLAGNTIVVYSSDQGFFLGEHGWFDKRWIFEESARTPLLVRWPALAKAGGVVRDIVSNVDFAETFLDAAGVAVPAGMQGRSFVPLLRGERPTDWRTAFYFQYFEYPAFHRVRPHYGVVTDRYKLVHFPAPPDRNGEDYWELFDLGLDPHEMTSVFGQERYAEMQKELMADLSRLRRELKVPEKIPHDWFGIETQYPAHLQMGKPVTGPTAEPSHKQP; encoded by the coding sequence ATGAAACGTCTCCCGCACTTCCTCACGTTCGTCCTCACGGCCGGTCTGCCTGCGCTCTTGTCCGGCGCCGAGGCTGCGAGCGCGCCGACGCCGACCAAGCGCCCGAACATCGTCTTCATATTTTCCGACGACCACGCCTGGCAGGCCATCAGCGCCTATGGCGACGACCGCAAATTGATCGAGACGCGCAACATCGATCGTCTCGCCCGCGAAGGCGTGCGCTTCGACCGCTGCCTCGTGCCCAATCCGCTGTGCGGCCCGAGTCGCGCCACAATGCTCACTGGGCTCTACAACCACGTGAACGGCTTCGTGAACAACTCGAACAGGGTCTTCGACAACACGCAGACCACGTTTCCGAAACTGCTCCACGCCGCCGGCTATCAGACCGCCGTCATCGGCAAGTGGCACCTCGAATCCGACCCGACCGGCTTCGACTTCTGGCAAATCGTTCCGGGGCAGGGCGACTACTACAACCCGCCGATGGTTCGCAACGGCGAGAGAATCACCGAGCCCGGCTACGTCACCGACATCATCACCGACCGCTCCATCGAGTGGCTCGAACACCGCGACAAGTCGAAGCCGTTCCTCCTCATGACGCACCACAAGGCACCGCATCGCGCGTGGATGCCGGCCCTGCGTCACCTCACCGCCGACGGCGATCGCCGCTACGAGGAGCCGGCGACGCTGTTCGACGACTATGCCGGCCGCGGTGCCGCCGAGCACAGCCAGGACATGATGATCGCGAACACGCTGAACGACGTGGATCTCAAGTTCGCTCCGCCCGCCCGTCTCACCGCCGAACAGCGCCGCGAGTGGGACGCCTACTACGGTCCGCGCAACGAGACGTTTCGCGCCGCCAATCTCCAGGGTCGCGACCTCGTGCGCTGGAAATACCAACGCTACATGCACGACTACCTCGCGTGCATCCGCTCGGTCGACGAGGGCGTCGGCCGCCTGCTTGATTATCTCGACCGCGAGGGCCTCGCCGGGAACACGATCGTGGTCTACTCGTCCGATCAGGGCTTTTTCCTCGGCGAACACGGCTGGTTCGACAAACGCTGGATTTTCGAGGAATCGGCGCGCACACCGCTGCTCGTGCGCTGGCCGGCGCTGGCCAAGGCCGGCGGCGTGGTGCGTGACATCGTCTCGAATGTCGATTTCGCCGAGACGTTCCTCGACGCCGCTGGTGTCGCCGTGCCGGCGGGGATGCAGGGCCGCAGCTTCGTGCCGCTCCTGCGTGGCGAGCGCCCGACGGACTGGCGCACCGCGTTTTATTTTCAGTATTTCGAATACCCGGCGTTCCACCGGGTGCGCCCGCACTACGGCGTCGTCACCGATCGCTACAAGCTCGTGCACTTCCCCGCGCCGCCCGACCGCAACGGCGAGGATTACTGGGAACTTTTCGACCTAGGCCTCGACCCGCATGAGATGACGAGCGTCTTCGGTCAGGAGCGCTACGCCGAAATGCAAAAGGAGTTGATGGCCGATCTCTCGCGTCTTCGCCGAGAACTCAAGGTGCCCGAGAAAATCCCGCACGACTGGTTCGGCATCGAAACGCAATACCCGGCGCATCTCCAGATGGGCAAACCGGTGACCGGTCCAACGGCGGAACCTTCGCACAAGCAGCCGTGA